Proteins found in one Flavobacterium channae genomic segment:
- the fmt gene encoding methionyl-tRNA formyltransferase, giving the protein MEKLRIVFMGTPDFAVGILDTIYQNNYEIVGVITAPDKPAGRGQKVSMSAVKEYALEKNLHLLQPTNLKSEEFLAELKSLNANLQVVVAFRMLPEVVWKMPKLGTFNLHASLLPEYRGAAPINWAIINGETKTGVTSFFIDDKIDTGAMILSEATEIGANETAGELHDRLMHLGSNTVLNTLRLIESGNVSTTIQDNNPDVKTAYKLNKENCKIDWTQDGQTIFNLIRGLSPYPAAWTFIKDGDQEWNVKIYSASFEKKDHNDSIGKITTTKKEIFINTKDGILKVMSLQFPGKKRMLAHELLNGISFSENAMAL; this is encoded by the coding sequence ATGGAAAAACTTAGAATTGTATTCATGGGAACCCCAGATTTTGCTGTTGGGATTTTGGATACCATTTATCAAAATAACTATGAAATTGTAGGCGTAATTACTGCTCCAGATAAACCAGCCGGACGAGGACAAAAAGTAAGCATGAGTGCAGTTAAAGAATATGCGCTTGAAAAAAACTTACATTTATTACAACCTACTAATTTAAAATCGGAAGAATTTTTAGCCGAATTAAAAAGCCTAAACGCTAATTTACAAGTTGTAGTTGCTTTTAGAATGTTACCTGAAGTAGTTTGGAAAATGCCAAAACTGGGTACTTTTAATTTACATGCATCTTTGCTACCTGAATATCGTGGTGCTGCTCCTATTAACTGGGCAATAATAAATGGAGAAACTAAAACAGGTGTAACTTCATTCTTTATTGATGATAAAATAGACACTGGAGCCATGATTTTGAGCGAGGCAACAGAAATTGGCGCAAATGAAACTGCTGGCGAATTGCACGACCGATTGATGCATTTAGGAAGCAATACTGTTTTGAACACACTTAGGCTAATTGAATCTGGAAATGTGTCGACTACTATTCAAGATAACAATCCAGATGTAAAAACGGCTTATAAACTAAATAAAGAAAATTGCAAAATAGATTGGACACAAGACGGACAAACCATTTTCAATTTAATTAGAGGACTTTCTCCTTATCCAGCAGCTTGGACATTTATTAAAGATGGCGATCAAGAATGGAATGTAAAAATCTATTCTGCAAGTTTTGAAAAGAAAGACCATAATGATAGTATAGGAAAAATTACTACAACTAAAAAAGAGATTTTCATAAACACAAAAGATGGAATACTAAAAGTGATGAGTTTACAATTTCCAGGAAAGAAAAGAATGTTAGCACATGAATTATTGAATGGTATTTCTTTTTCAGAAAATGCGATGGCGCTCTAA
- a CDS encoding HU family DNA-binding protein, whose amino-acid sequence MNKSELIDAMAASAGITKAAAKLALESFLSNVEGTLNKGGRVSLVGFGSWSVSKRAARDGRNPQTGKTIKIAAKNVVKFKAGAELEGAVNK is encoded by the coding sequence ATGAACAAATCAGAATTAATCGACGCAATGGCAGCTTCTGCTGGAATTACAAAAGCAGCTGCTAAATTAGCTTTAGAATCATTTTTAAGCAATGTTGAAGGAACTTTAAACAAAGGTGGAAGAGTATCTTTAGTAGGTTTTGGTTCTTGGTCAGTATCTAAAAGAGCTGCAAGAGACGGAAGAAACCCACAAACTGGTAAAACTATCAAAATTGCTGCTAAAAACGTAGTAAAATTCAAAGCTGGTGCTGAATTAGAAGGTGCAGTAAACAAATAA
- a CDS encoding YqgE/AlgH family protein, with protein sequence MISTLPKKGHLLIAEPSILGDVSFNRSVVLLAEHNDEGSIGFILNKPLTYSINDLIPEIDASFKIYNGGPVEQDNLYFIHNIPDIIPNSIEISNGIYWGGDFETTKQLINEGKITKNHIRFFLGYSGWSFNQLEMEMQENSWIVAENTLKNKLLSKASNLFWKEKIIEQGGEYVLFSNAPENPMLN encoded by the coding sequence ATGATATCAACTTTACCAAAAAAAGGTCACTTGCTCATTGCAGAACCTTCGATTTTAGGCGATGTTTCTTTTAATCGCTCTGTGGTGTTACTAGCAGAGCATAATGACGAAGGCTCGATTGGTTTTATCTTAAACAAACCGTTGACTTATAGCATTAATGATCTTATTCCAGAAATAGACGCATCGTTTAAAATATACAACGGCGGACCCGTTGAACAAGACAATTTGTATTTCATACACAACATTCCAGACATCATTCCTAATAGCATTGAAATTTCGAATGGAATTTATTGGGGAGGCGATTTTGAAACCACCAAACAATTAATAAACGAAGGAAAAATAACCAAAAATCACATTCGTTTCTTTTTAGGCTACAGCGGTTGGAGTTTCAATCAACTGGAAATGGAAATGCAAGAGAACTCTTGGATTGTAGCCGAAAACACTTTGAAAAACAAGTTGCTTTCAAAAGCAAGTAACTTATTTTGGAAAGAAAAAATTATTGAGCAAGGTGGCGAATATGTTTTGTTTTCAAACGCACCCGAAAACCCTATGCTTAATTAA
- a CDS encoding aminotransferase class IV has translation MVNFNGNIQENCAITIDSNRGFLFGDSVFETIKVLDNKVLFLEDHYFRLMASMRICRMEIPMNLTMEYFETQIINLIQALPISKSFRVRFSVYRNTEGFYLPKSREVQFIVTATALENDLYKFDERNYEVELYKDFHVSKQLLSSLKTNNKMLQVMGSIFANENGYDNCLVVNEDKNVVEALQSNLFMKTGNVVVTPPVSDGCLNGVMRKQILEILKKIEGIEVKETSISPFDLQKADELFLTNVISGIQPITKYRKKEYISEFANEVVKRLNAKIRLN, from the coding sequence ATGGTAAATTTTAACGGGAATATTCAGGAAAATTGTGCAATAACTATCGATTCTAACAGAGGATTTTTATTTGGAGATAGTGTTTTTGAAACGATAAAAGTGTTAGATAATAAAGTGCTTTTTCTTGAAGATCATTATTTTAGATTGATGGCATCTATGCGTATTTGTCGTATGGAAATCCCAATGAATCTTACCATGGAATATTTCGAAACTCAAATTATTAATTTGATTCAAGCGCTTCCAATTTCAAAATCTTTTCGTGTTCGTTTTTCGGTTTATAGAAATACAGAAGGATTTTATTTGCCAAAATCGAGAGAAGTGCAATTTATAGTTACGGCTACAGCGCTTGAAAACGATTTGTATAAATTTGATGAGCGTAATTATGAAGTAGAATTATACAAAGATTTTCATGTTTCTAAACAATTACTTTCTTCATTAAAAACAAACAACAAAATGCTTCAAGTTATGGGAAGTATTTTTGCTAATGAAAATGGTTATGATAATTGTTTAGTTGTTAATGAAGATAAGAATGTAGTGGAAGCATTACAGAGTAATCTGTTTATGAAAACAGGAAATGTTGTTGTTACGCCTCCAGTTTCTGATGGGTGTTTAAATGGTGTTATGCGAAAACAAATTCTTGAAATTTTAAAAAAAATAGAAGGAATTGAAGTGAAAGAAACTTCTATTTCACCATTCGATTTGCAAAAAGCAGATGAGTTGTTTTTAACGAATGTAATTTCGGGAATACAACCCATAACAAAATACCGAAAAAAAGAATATATTTCGGAATTTGCTAATGAAGTTGTAAAACGTTTAAATGCTAAAATAAGACTTAATTAA
- a CDS encoding START-like domain-containing protein — protein MSVKVKYELEFPIQSSPQLLYQYISTPSGLSEWFADNVNSRGELFTFIWDDSEEKAKLASKKSGERIKFRWLDEDNSETDYFFEMKILEDEITKDVSIVISDFAHEDELDESKLLWENQISDLKHVLGSV, from the coding sequence ATGAGTGTTAAAGTAAAATACGAGTTAGAATTCCCCATTCAATCTTCGCCACAATTATTATATCAATATATTTCAACACCTTCTGGACTTTCAGAATGGTTTGCAGATAACGTAAATTCAAGAGGAGAATTATTTACTTTTATTTGGGATGACTCTGAAGAAAAAGCTAAGTTAGCTTCAAAAAAGTCGGGAGAAAGAATTAAATTTAGATGGCTTGATGAAGATAATAGCGAAACAGATTATTTTTTTGAGATGAAAATTTTAGAAGATGAAATTACAAAAGACGTTTCAATAGTAATTTCTGATTTTGCACACGAAGATGAATTAGATGAATCGAAATTATTGTGGGAAAATCAAATTTCCGATTTAAAACATGTTTTAGGTTCAGTTTAA
- a CDS encoding IS3 family transposase (programmed frameshift): protein MKTPKKKTAENFIKDIRRNTRRIFSSEQKIQIVMEALRAEMSVAELCRKYSINESQFYKWNKEFLEAGKKRLAGDVTREATSDEVSELKKENQSLKVMIADLVLRLRYCKKKLGHAGLTEKFKKYMRLTVSEKQEIIHMVTRSEIGVNRTLREIGINKSTFYNWYHAYSENGVEGLLPTKRAANRQWNSIPQEQKNLVVKLALDYPDLSSRELAYKITDEQQIFLSESSVYRILKSRGLITAPAHIFLSAGNEFTDKTGFVHQMWQTDFTYFKILGWGWYYLSTVLDDYSRYIVHWELCSSMKADDVKRTVDTAIKKAKLVTKQKPKLLSDNGSCYIASELKTYLKDNYQMQQVHGRPNHPQTQGKIERYHRTMKNVVKLDNYFAPEELEAALEKFVYRYNNERYHESLNNLTPADVYFGRGEMILKERERLKKMAIIGRRNEYQKLKLTTNQKKHLSLNY from the exons ATGAAAACACCCAAGAAAAAAACAGCAGAGAATTTCATCAAAGACATTCGTAGAAACACACGAAGAATCTTTAGTTCTGAACAAAAAATTCAGATTGTTATGGAAGCTTTACGAGCAGAAATGTCAGTTGCAGAATTGTGTCGTAAGTATTCCATTAATGAATCTCAGTTTTATAAGTGGAACAAAGAATTTTTGGAAGCAGGTAAAAAGCGTTTAGCAGGCGATGTAACAAGAGAAGCTACGAGTGATGAAGTATCAGAGCTCAAGAAAGAAAATCAGTCTTTAAAAGTAATGATTGCCGATTTAGTTTTACGCT TACGATATTGTAAAAAAAAGCTTGGACATGCTGGATTAACTGAAAAGTTTAAGAAATATATGCGACTTACAGTATCCGAAAAACAAGAAATCATTCACATGGTTACTCGTTCAGAAATTGGCGTAAATCGAACACTTCGGGAGATTGGAATCAATAAAAGTACGTTTTACAATTGGTATCATGCTTACAGCGAAAATGGTGTTGAAGGATTGCTTCCAACCAAAAGAGCAGCAAACAGGCAATGGAATAGCATTCCACAAGAGCAGAAGAATTTGGTTGTAAAATTAGCTTTAGATTATCCTGATTTGTCTTCTCGAGAATTAGCCTATAAAATCACTGATGAACAACAGATATTCCTATCAGAATCAAGTGTTTATCGGATTTTAAAGTCAAGAGGTTTAATTACAGCTCCAGCTCATATTTTTCTGAGTGCAGGTAATGAATTTACAGACAAAACAGGCTTTGTTCATCAAATGTGGCAAACGGATTTTACCTATTTTAAAATATTGGGTTGGGGTTGGTATTACTTGAGTACGGTTTTAGATGATTACAGCCGATACATTGTGCATTGGGAACTTTGCTCAAGCATGAAAGCCGATGATGTAAAAAGAACTGTGGATACTGCCATTAAAAAAGCAAAATTGGTAACTAAACAAAAACCAAAACTCTTGTCAGACAATGGTTCGTGCTATATTGCAAGCGAATTAAAAACGTATTTAAAAGACAATTATCAAATGCAACAAGTACATGGCAGACCCAATCATCCACAAACACAAGGAAAAATTGAACGCTATCACAGAACTATGAAAAACGTGGTAAAACTTGATAATTACTTTGCTCCCGAAGAATTAGAAGCTGCTTTAGAAAAGTTTGTTTATCGCTATAACAATGAACGCTATCATGAATCATTAAACAACTTAACCCCAGCAGATGTCTATTTTGGAAGAGGTGAAATGATTTTAAAAGAACGTGAACGATTAAAGAAAATGGCTATTATTGGCCGAAGAAATGAGTACCAAAAATTAAAATTAACAACAAATCAAAAAAAACATTTATCTTTGAATTATTAA
- a CDS encoding glucose/sorbosone family PQQ-dependent dehydrogenase, whose translation MLTIYTDGYLWLTERVGKKIKRVDPVSGNVDLLIDISSLVYQNGGQDGLMGMALHPQFLQGTGNDYVYISYTYGTSDSNRRTKIVRYSYSILGNDGTLSAPTDLIVGLSGSNDHNSGRMQIGPDSKIYYTIGDQGANQFGNKCNPIKSQILPTQFEIDSQNYSTYEGKILRINLDGSIPSDNPVLNSVRSHIYSYGHRNSQGIVFGTNGILYANEHGPKSDDEINIIQSGGNYGWPHISGYQDNKNYEYCNWSSASNCNALAFSDYNCGTGATSTQESSWTGTFIPPITSLYTIDNGFNFTGGWLTWPTIGPSSMILYEGYSNPIPGWNNSLLSTTLKKGKLYRTILAPDGLSVIGETEELLYTQNRYRDIAIHPNGKIIYVITDSGGTTSGPSGSSSLTVTHPGTILIFTHETFLGNPDYEIYNSNNTLIYKSDNKINISSNKEIKEVQIYDLLGRLIYANKETDGRRHIIENLEAKNQILLLQIQTIDNQTISKKFVF comes from the coding sequence TTGCTGACGATTTACACAGATGGTTATTTATGGCTAACAGAAAGAGTTGGAAAAAAAATAAAAAGAGTGGATCCTGTTTCAGGAAATGTCGATTTATTAATAGACATAAGTAGTTTAGTTTACCAAAATGGCGGACAAGATGGATTAATGGGAATGGCTTTACATCCTCAATTTCTTCAAGGCACTGGAAACGATTACGTCTATATTTCCTATACCTATGGGACATCAGATAGCAATCGAAGAACTAAAATTGTACGTTACTCCTATTCTATTTTAGGAAATGATGGCACATTAAGTGCTCCGACAGATTTAATTGTAGGTTTATCAGGTAGTAATGATCATAATTCAGGCAGAATGCAAATTGGCCCAGATTCTAAAATTTATTACACCATTGGAGATCAAGGAGCAAATCAATTTGGAAATAAGTGTAATCCTATAAAATCTCAAATTTTACCAACTCAATTTGAAATTGACTCACAGAATTACTCCACCTATGAAGGTAAAATTTTAAGAATCAATCTTGATGGTAGTATTCCTTCTGATAATCCTGTTTTAAATAGTGTGAGAAGTCACATTTATAGTTATGGACATCGAAATAGTCAAGGAATTGTTTTTGGAACAAATGGAATATTGTATGCAAATGAACATGGTCCAAAATCGGATGATGAAATCAATATTATTCAAAGTGGAGGAAACTATGGTTGGCCTCATATTAGCGGTTATCAAGACAATAAAAACTATGAGTATTGCAATTGGTCTTCCGCTTCAAATTGTAACGCTTTAGCTTTTAGTGATTATAATTGCGGAACAGGAGCTACTTCAACTCAAGAATCAAGCTGGACAGGAACATTTATACCTCCAATTACTTCACTTTATACTATAGATAACGGCTTTAATTTCACTGGTGGTTGGCTAACATGGCCAACTATTGGCCCTTCAAGTATGATTCTATACGAAGGGTATAGCAATCCTATCCCAGGATGGAACAACTCTTTACTATCAACTACTCTAAAAAAAGGAAAATTATATCGAACTATTTTAGCACCCGATGGTCTTTCTGTTATAGGTGAAACAGAAGAACTATTGTATACCCAAAATAGATATCGAGATATTGCAATACATCCAAATGGAAAAATTATTTATGTTATTACAGATAGTGGAGGAACTACTTCTGGACCTTCTGGCTCTAGTTCCTTAACTGTAACACATCCAGGCACAATATTAATTTTTACCCATGAAACCTTTTTAGGAAATCCTGATTATGAAATATATAATTCAAATAATACTTTAATTTACAAATCCGACAATAAAATAAACATCAGCTCAAATAAAGAGATTAAAGAAGTTCAAATTTATGACCTGTTAGGAAGATTAATCTATGCAAACAAAGAAACCGATGGAAGAAGACATATTATTGAAAATTTAGAAGCCAAAAATCAAATATTACTACTTCAAATTCAAACAATTGACAATCAAACAATCTCTAAAAAATTTGTTTTTTAA
- a CDS encoding carboxylesterase family protein produces MKFYPIFLLFFIVSNSFSQLKTITGKTTYPFWINVPEKESTEKQPVLIFLHGKSLSGTDLNRVRRYGVLRAMDKGRKIPAIVVAPQVAKGNWNPDKVLEVLEYVKKNYNVDESRIYVCGMSLGGYGTLHFAGKYADKITAAVAICGGGNVKDGCKLATIPLWIQHGDKDFIVPMSESEKVVNAIRKCNAKANLIFTIIKGGNHGSVESVFHQDAMYDWLFEQKRE; encoded by the coding sequence GTGAAGTTCTATCCTATTTTTTTATTATTTTTCATAGTAAGTAACTCTTTTTCTCAATTAAAAACCATAACTGGTAAAACCACATATCCATTTTGGATTAATGTACCTGAAAAAGAAAGTACTGAAAAACAACCCGTTTTGATTTTCCTTCACGGAAAAAGTCTTTCTGGAACTGATTTAAATCGTGTGAGACGTTATGGTGTTTTACGAGCAATGGATAAAGGAAGAAAAATTCCAGCGATTGTTGTGGCACCACAAGTAGCAAAAGGAAATTGGAATCCAGATAAAGTTTTAGAAGTTTTAGAATACGTAAAGAAAAACTACAACGTAGATGAATCGCGAATTTATGTTTGTGGCATGAGTTTAGGCGGTTATGGTACATTACACTTTGCCGGAAAATACGCCGATAAAATCACCGCAGCAGTTGCTATTTGTGGCGGTGGAAATGTTAAAGATGGTTGCAAATTAGCTACTATTCCACTTTGGATTCAGCATGGCGATAAAGATTTTATAGTTCCAATGTCGGAATCAGAAAAAGTGGTGAATGCTATTAGAAAATGTAATGCCAAAGCAAATCTAATTTTCACCATTATAAAAGGTGGTAACCACGGAAGTGTTGAAAGTGTTTTTCATCAAGATGCTATGTACGATTGGTTATTTGAACAAAAAAGAGAGTAA
- a CDS encoding tRNA dihydrouridine synthase, with translation MNNPTLLSSPLQGFTDFRFRNAFHKYFGGIDTFYSPYIKLNGKLVIKGSYERDILPENNSTLEVIPQIITNDADEFLFVVKFVQSLGYKELNWNLGCPYPMVAKCGMGSGLISNTSQIEHILKRVHNETDIVVSMKMRMGYENPTEILDVFPILEQYPIKNIAIHARIGKQLYKGGVDLDSFQRCLDTSKQKIYYNGDITSVAKFREMQERFPSIDHWMIGRGLIADPFLPSMIKNNTTEYPKNKLEIFEAFHDTIYQEYDAYLQGPTPIRMKMLGFWEYFSQSFSNPQKTFKKIKKAGNSKNYEAAVKEIFKNG, from the coding sequence ATGAATAATCCCACATTACTATCTTCTCCTTTACAAGGCTTTACCGACTTCCGATTTAGAAATGCATTTCACAAGTATTTTGGAGGTATCGACACTTTTTATTCTCCCTATATAAAACTTAATGGTAAATTGGTAATTAAAGGTTCTTACGAACGTGATATTTTACCAGAAAACAACTCTACTTTAGAAGTAATTCCACAAATTATAACGAACGATGCTGATGAGTTTTTGTTTGTTGTGAAATTTGTTCAAAGTTTAGGATATAAAGAATTGAATTGGAATTTAGGTTGTCCTTATCCAATGGTTGCAAAATGTGGAATGGGTTCCGGATTAATTAGCAATACTTCGCAAATTGAACACATTTTAAAACGTGTTCATAATGAAACAGACATTGTTGTTTCTATGAAAATGCGAATGGGTTATGAAAATCCAACCGAAATTTTAGATGTTTTCCCTATTTTAGAACAATATCCAATTAAAAATATTGCCATTCATGCTCGAATTGGAAAACAATTGTACAAAGGCGGAGTTGATTTAGATTCGTTTCAAAGATGTTTAGACACTTCCAAACAAAAAATCTATTACAATGGTGATATTACTTCAGTTGCTAAATTTAGAGAAATGCAAGAGCGTTTCCCTTCGATTGATCATTGGATGATTGGAAGAGGTTTAATTGCCGATCCGTTTTTACCAAGTATGATTAAAAACAATACAACTGAATATCCGAAAAATAAATTGGAAATTTTTGAAGCTTTTCACGATACCATTTACCAAGAATACGATGCTTATTTACAAGGTCCAACTCCTATCCGAATGAAAATGTTGGGCTTTTGGGAATACTTTTCTCAGTCGTTTTCTAATCCACAAAAAACGTTTAAAAAGATTAAAAAAGCTGGAAATAGTAAAAATTACGAGGCGGCTGTGAAGGAGATTTTTAAAAACGGATAA
- the hisS gene encoding histidine--tRNA ligase, protein MAQKPSIPKGTRDFSPAEVAKRNYIFSAIKTNFEKFGFQPIETPSFENSETLMGKYGEEGDRLIFKILNSGNYFFNKNKIEIPASIEDLQIKSAEDISKEELIQLNQFTSKISEKALRYDLTVPFARYVVQHQNEIEFPFKRYQIQPVWRADRPQKGRFREFYQCDADVVGSNSLWQEVELVQLYDAVFSQLGVDGVTIKINNRKILSGIAEVIGASDKLIDFTVALDKLDKIGEDGVKKEMLEKGISESAIEKVQPLFNFTGTINEKIEKLANLLTNSEEGMKGVNELQFICDNVTTLGLQTAFLDLDVTLARGLNYYTGAIFEVAAPKGVAMGSIGGGGRYDDLTGIFGLKNMSGVGISFGLDRIALVIEELGLFPNTVTATSKALFFNFGDKEALYAMQAITKLRSEGLKVELYPDAAKIDKQFKHAERRGIPFAILVKEEEMNNNLFTVKNLASGEQQKVDYTALVTLLHNLI, encoded by the coding sequence ATGGCACAAAAACCAAGTATACCAAAAGGAACTCGTGATTTTTCACCTGCAGAAGTTGCAAAACGTAATTATATCTTCAGTGCAATAAAAACCAATTTTGAAAAGTTTGGTTTTCAACCTATTGAAACGCCTTCGTTTGAAAATTCTGAAACCTTAATGGGTAAATATGGTGAAGAAGGTGATAGACTGATTTTTAAAATTTTGAATTCGGGTAATTATTTTTTCAATAAAAATAAAATTGAAATTCCTGCTTCAATTGAAGATTTGCAAATTAAATCTGCAGAAGATATTTCTAAAGAAGAACTTATTCAATTGAATCAATTTACTTCTAAAATCTCTGAAAAAGCATTACGTTACGATTTAACGGTTCCTTTTGCACGTTACGTGGTACAACACCAAAACGAAATTGAGTTTCCGTTCAAGCGTTATCAAATTCAACCTGTTTGGAGAGCAGATCGACCTCAAAAAGGACGTTTTAGAGAGTTTTATCAATGTGATGCCGATGTTGTTGGTTCTAATTCGCTTTGGCAAGAGGTAGAATTGGTACAATTATATGATGCTGTTTTTTCACAGTTAGGAGTTGATGGTGTTACAATTAAAATCAACAATCGTAAAATTTTATCTGGAATTGCTGAGGTTATTGGTGCTTCGGATAAATTAATCGACTTTACGGTAGCTTTAGATAAATTAGACAAAATAGGTGAGGATGGCGTGAAAAAAGAAATGTTAGAAAAAGGCATTTCAGAATCTGCTATCGAAAAAGTACAACCGTTGTTCAATTTCACAGGAACTATCAACGAGAAAATCGAGAAATTAGCCAATTTGTTAACCAATTCAGAAGAAGGAATGAAAGGTGTAAATGAATTACAATTTATTTGTGACAACGTTACGACTTTAGGTTTGCAAACAGCTTTCTTAGATTTAGATGTTACGTTAGCGCGTGGTTTAAATTATTACACAGGAGCAATTTTTGAAGTTGCTGCTCCAAAAGGTGTTGCAATGGGTTCTATTGGTGGCGGTGGTCGTTATGATGATTTAACTGGAATTTTCGGGTTGAAAAATATGTCTGGTGTTGGAATTTCATTTGGATTAGACAGAATTGCTTTAGTAATTGAAGAGTTAGGCTTGTTCCCAAATACAGTTACTGCAACATCAAAAGCATTGTTCTTTAACTTTGGCGATAAGGAAGCGTTGTATGCAATGCAAGCCATTACAAAATTACGTTCTGAAGGTTTGAAAGTAGAATTGTATCCCGATGCAGCTAAAATTGATAAACAATTCAAACATGCTGAAAGAAGAGGAATTCCATTTGCAATTTTAGTTAAAGAAGAGGAAATGAATAATAACTTATTTACAGTTAAAAATTTAGCTTCTGGCGAACAGCAAAAAGTCGATTACACAGCGTTAGTTACTTTGCTACATAACTTAATATAA
- a CDS encoding ABC transporter permease — translation MVGLFKENTKIALDSIRSQALRTSLTVMIIAIGITALVGILTVVSALQNTILKDFASMGANTFSISQYDFSSEINQNDAQQRINPIISYPEAKAFQDKYNFPFTSTSLSFTAGSSIEVKHGEKKTDPEISILGVDENFCPNKGLEVVKGRNFNSFDISNNNYVCVVGSDFEKGLFENINPIDKTISIRGARFKVIGVLKPKGSTFGNSQDLRVLIPIQVARSIFSAPNINYDLDVMVNNEALLDEAVDDAIITMRRVRKLSPVSKDNFGIERSDDLIQTLLSNTAVLGISAWVIGIITIFGSSIALMNIMLVSVTERTREIGVRKSLGAKRSTIAWQFFTETLIIGQIGGIVGIILGILIGFGIASAIGFVFVTPWMAIIWAFVVTFVVTILSGLIPAIKASKLDPVEALRYE, via the coding sequence ATGGTAGGATTATTTAAGGAAAATACAAAAATTGCGCTTGACTCAATTAGAAGTCAGGCTTTACGTACTTCGTTAACCGTTATGATTATTGCAATTGGAATTACAGCTTTGGTTGGAATTCTAACGGTAGTTTCGGCTTTACAAAATACTATTTTAAAAGATTTTGCTTCTATGGGAGCGAATACTTTTTCAATTAGTCAGTATGATTTTTCTTCTGAAATCAATCAAAATGATGCCCAACAAAGAATAAATCCAATCATAAGTTACCCAGAAGCAAAAGCATTTCAAGACAAATATAATTTTCCTTTTACTAGCACATCATTATCATTTACTGCAGGTTCTTCGATAGAAGTTAAACATGGAGAAAAGAAAACCGATCCAGAAATTTCTATTTTAGGTGTAGATGAAAACTTTTGTCCAAATAAAGGTTTAGAAGTTGTAAAAGGAAGAAACTTCAATTCTTTTGACATTTCAAACAACAATTATGTTTGTGTTGTAGGTTCTGATTTTGAAAAAGGATTGTTTGAAAATATCAATCCTATCGACAAAACTATTTCGATTCGCGGTGCAAGATTCAAAGTAATTGGTGTTTTAAAACCAAAAGGTTCAACCTTTGGCAACAGCCAAGATTTACGCGTGTTAATTCCTATTCAAGTAGCGCGTTCTATTTTTTCGGCCCCAAATATCAACTATGATTTAGATGTAATGGTAAATAACGAAGCTTTACTTGATGAAGCCGTTGATGACGCTATTATAACAATGAGAAGAGTTAGAAAATTAAGTCCGGTTTCTAAAGACAATTTTGGAATTGAAAGAAGCGACGATTTGATTCAAACATTACTTTCAAATACAGCAGTTTTAGGAATTTCGGCTTGGGTAATTGGTATCATTACCATTTTTGGTTCTTCAATTGCTTTGATGAATATCATGTTAGTTTCTGTTACTGAAAGAACACGAGAAATTGGTGTTCGAAAATCGCTTGGTGCAAAAAGAAGTACAATTGCTTGGCAGTTTTTCACCGAAACATTGATTATTGGTCAAATTGGAGGAATTGTTGGAATTATTTTAGGAATTCTAATTGGTTTCGGAATTGCTTCAGCTATTGGTTTTGTGTTTGTAACACCTTGGATGGCAATAATTTGGGCTTTCGTAGTAACATTTGTCGTAACTATACTTTCGGGATTAATTCCTGCAATAAAAGCTTCAAAATTAGATCCAGTTGAAGCATTGCGATATGAGTAA
- a CDS encoding four helix bundle protein, whose product MRIDMKARTKKFTIDCSNLCSKLPHSREFNAYVNQLIRSSSSVGANYRASQRAKSTADFINKLKIVEEEADESNFFLEVILEINKNQELHSEIEVLLKEGNEILAIIVASIKTSRNNQNSK is encoded by the coding sequence ATGAGAATTGATATGAAAGCTAGGACAAAAAAGTTTACTATTGATTGTTCTAATTTATGTTCCAAGTTGCCACATTCAAGAGAATTTAATGCATACGTTAATCAACTTATTAGATCTTCAAGTTCGGTGGGAGCAAATTACAGAGCTTCGCAACGTGCAAAATCAACAGCAGACTTTATTAATAAATTAAAAATTGTAGAAGAAGAAGCTGATGAAAGTAATTTCTTTCTTGAAGTTATCCTAGAAATAAACAAAAATCAAGAATTACATTCAGAAATTGAGGTACTATTGAAAGAGGGGAATGAAATTTTAGCAATTATAGTGGCTTCAATAAAAACCTCAAGAAATAATCAAAATTCTAAATAA